In Palaemon carinicauda isolate YSFRI2023 chromosome 1, ASM3689809v2, whole genome shotgun sequence, the genomic stretch gagattctaaaattcttAAGTCGCTTACTGTAGAACAAGAGTCGACTATCTTAAGATGCTCACTACGTAAAACGAACTAACATATTTCTGAGTGTTCCCTAACAACTGAGTGTGCTAGATTACTGAGAGGGAGACCCGTTCTGCACGAATTTCCAATATGATCATCGGTCCTGACTTTGAAGGCGCGATGAGTGCTCCCAAAATAGCAAACTTGGCAATTTGGACATGTAAATTTGTAAATGACCTATGATATAATGGCAGTCGGCAGGTGGTCTTTGAAacgaaaaaataaacttaaaatcagTTTGTGGATATGTCCTATAGAACTCTTTAACAAGGTCTTtgtaagtatatgtatactgtatatatttatatgtgcataattTCTTTCCAACCGTtttccatacattaaggggttgaTTGCATGATGCGTTCTCTCCATTGACTTCTATCAAAgacctcctcttccaccaaaccttttttctctatatcatcctccaccttatctcgccattctctgcctcccttttaatctttccccttaacaggttcctcccatcCCCTCTTCCCTCCCTCCCCTCCATCCATCCTCAATACGGCCCACACCATCTCAATCTTGACACTtttatcacttctgtaatctttgcatctgtcattcttattttataatttttcaatctATCAAGCAGTGATATTATCATAATCCACCTCAGCTTTCTCTGTTCTCATAAGCTAtgattcctcttttcgtcttagaaacCACGTTTCCGGTCTGTACATTAACACTGGTCATATTACTGTGTCATAGATCTTGACTTTAAGCTTGATTGAcgttttcttatcacataccactcctgctgtctctccatatatatatatatatatatatattatatatataatatatatatatatatataatatatatatatatatatattatatatataaatatgtatatatatatatatatataaatatgtatatatatatatatatatataacatagatagatagatagatatgtatagtatatatacatagatagatagatagatagatatgtatatatatatatttgtgtatgtatgtatatatatatatatatatatatttatatatatatatatatatatatttatatatatatatatttatatttatatatatatatttatatttatatatatatatatattatatatatatatatttatatatatatatatatatttatatatatatatatatatatatttatatatatatatatatatatatatttatatatatatatatatatttatatatatatatatatatatatatatttatatatatatatttatatatatatatttatatatttatatatatatatatatttatatatatatatatttatatatatatatatatttatatatatttatatatatatatatttatatatatttatatatatatatatatatatatatttatatatatatatatatattatatatatatatatatatatatatttatatatatttatatatatatatatatatatatttatatatatatatatatatatttatatatatatatatatatatatatttatatatatttatatatatatatatatatatatatttatatatatatatatatatttatatatatttatatttatatatatatatatatatttatatatatttatataatatttatatatatatatatatatatatatgtatatatatcttcggtgaagccaacaacagccagtaatgaacacaaatttcatagtaatGATAgtgaaagagtagttcaaaatatcttttttttatattcccaacgtttcgtgattcttagtcacattgtccagggctacaaataaaacataaacaaaagaattatgaaacagttaaaaaaaatttcaaattcattcaaaacactaaatatcagttaaaatttaaatgagaattaaaagaaaaaaaaattatatatatacatcagacaatgTAGTGGAACCAATCTCGCAGAAGCGTAGAGAGAAACTGTATGCCatcaagagttagaaaacaaaccaaagaaaactgggACAAATATAATTAAATAGAAGAAGCTTatgtatttaacgacggaactagtcgtttgatcaatatggattcaaaaagaggtaagtcatggttatttgacacttgaccaatgatggtaaaatctttgttttcaatattttgtttgcacactttagcatgaatccgaatattagaatgttcagggttggatattctgcaaccagtttgatagctaacacctctatgagaatcaattctgacctttaacagcctcttggtagatcctacgtaggtcccaaagttacactttgggcaattatatttatatacaacaccagaggacatacaaggactcaatcgatctttgaagtggaaaagcgagccaatagtgagagggttcctAGGGATAAGTTTAACTTCCaaagctgggaagtgttgttggataatttcagtaaactttctcttaaggaaatcttcatggagaaaaggaaaactcgcatggAGTTCTAGTTTAGGAACTGTAAGTTTTTTTTAGTCTGAGTCAACttatcattcaataatctattaagaagtttaaaaaaatattttggtgggaaagcagtttttcttaaaatattcacatagacaaataatttcagtatggaaagattcccagctagaggtcagaaggaatgctctgtggagaagagtaaaaatagaattacttttaaaattataaaaacaaactcccctttttagatgtgttggtgtctagaaatagaggttttaataccacgatttttagaaaaaaagttttttacaGTATTAGGTtcgaacttttatagctcttgtttttataattttaaaagtaaaccAGTTCAGTGTTTTACCAACCTATTTCAACTTGAAATCTTGCAGTCTTGACATGTTTATCCTCATAAGCATCAATGTCTTAAGAAATatggcaacaacaacaaatacagccgtttctaatccactgcaggacaaaggcctcagaaatgtcaattcctgTCATGGGGTTGGCCAgtatttatcaccacgctggccagtgcagattggtgatggtgggagattttggtctgatcgcttacagcaaacgaacctagtatgggtggccctgactactacagcttagCTTattatgatgatacacaaacctttttactgcattaaggtatcccctttcagaaagatatatatatatatatatatatatatatatatacatatatatatatatatatacatatatatatatatatatacatatatatatatatatatatacagtatatatatatatatattatatatatatttatatatatatatatatatatttatatatatatatatttatatatatatatatatatttatatatatattatatatatatatattatatatatatatatatatatatatttatatatatatatatatatatttatatatatatatatatatatttatatatatatttatatatatatatatatttatatatatatatatatatatatttatatatatatatatatttatatatatatatatatttatatatatatatatttatatatatatatatttatatatatatttatatatatatatatttatataaattatttttatatatatatatatatttttatatatttatatatatttttatatatatttttatatttatatgtatttattatatttatatatttatatatatttgtatatatattttatatatatatatatatatttatatatatatatttatatatatatttatatatatatatatatatatatatatttatatatttatatatatatatatatatatttatatatatatatatatttatatatatatatatatttatatatttatacatatatatatatatatatatatatttatatatttatacatatatatatatatatataatatatatatatatatatatatatatatatatatatattatatatatatatatatatttatatatatatatatatatatattatgtatttatatatatatatatattatatatttatatatatatatatatatatatatattatatatatatatatatatatatatatatatatatatatgtatatatatatatatatatatatatatatatatatatattatatatttatatatatatatatatatatatatatattatatatatatatttatatatatatatatatatataatatatatatatataaatatatatatatatatatatatattatatatatatatatatatatggcatatatatatgtatatatactgtatatatatatatatatatatatctatatatatctatatatatatatatatatacagtatatatatgtatatatacagtatatatatatgtatatatacaatatatatatatatatatcatatatatatatatatcttatatatatatatcatatatatatatatcaatatatatatatatatatatatcatatatatatatatatatcatatatatgatatatatatatatatatcatatatatatgatatatatatatatatatatcatatatatatgatatatatatatatatatcatatatatatatcatatatatatatatatatatatcatatatatatatatatattatgattatatatatatatatgatatatgtatatatatatatatcatatatatatatgatatatatatatatatcatatatatatgatatatatatatatatatatattatatgtatatatatattatatatatgtatatagatatatattatatatatatgatatatatatatcatatatattatgatatatatatcatatatatatatatatgatatatatatatatatatatatcatatatatatatgatatatatatatatcatatatatatatatatcatatatatatatgatatatatatatatatatatatgatatatatatgatatatatatatatatatatgatatatatatgatatatatatatatatattatatataaatatcatatatatatatatcatatatcatatatatacatatatatatacatatatatatatacatatatatataatttaaacacaGAGTTTTGATGTGGGAACAAGGGTGGCCTGCCCGTGCCAGCAGGAACAGGGGAGCAAAGCCATGCCAGCAGGAATGGTAGAGCCCTGCCATGCCAGCagaaatgggggagccccgccgtggCAGCAGGAACgagggagccccgccgtgccagcggtAACGGGAGAGCCACTCTGCGCCTGGGAAAACGGAGGAGCCGCACCGTCCCAGTGAGAACGGTGGAGCCCCAGCGTGCCAGTGGGAACGGTGGAGTCCCAGCGTGCcagtgggaatgggggagccccgccgtgccagcgggaacggggaagccccgccgtgccagcgggaacgggggaaacCCCGCTGCCGGGCTTCCCCGTTAACCACAACAAGCTCCCCGGTTCCCGCTGGCATGGTGGGGCTACACCGTTTCCATTGACATGGGGGGAGCTCCGCCGTTCCACTGGGAACGGTGTAGCCCTGCCTTGCCAACGAGAACCAGGGAGCTCGCTGTGTCTAACCTGGAAGCCCCGCATTGCCAGTGGTAACGGGAGAGCCCCACCGTGCCAGCGGCAATGGGGGAGCCATGCAGTGCCACCTAATGGGAACCCCACCGTGCCAGCGGGAACTGGGGAGAAGTCCTGCCGTTCCAGCGGGAATTGAGGAACCCCACTGTTCCAGCGTGAACCGGGGAGACCCTTCGTCCCAGTGGGAACGGTGTAGCCCTGCCATGCCAGCGGGAACCGGGGAGCTCGCTGTGCCTAACGGGGAAGCCCCGCAGTGCCAGCGGGAACGGGAGAGCCCCACCGTGTCAGCGACAATGGGGGAGCCCTGCAGTGCCAGCGGTAATTGGGGAGCCCCACCATGCCAGCGGGAGCTGGAAgtcctgcccttccagcgggaactAAGAAGCCTCACTGTGCCAACGGGAACCAGGGAGCCCCTCTGTCCAGTGGGAACGTGGGAGCCCCACTGTGCTAGCGGGAACGTGGGAGCCTCGCAGGGCCAGCAGGAAGGAGGGAGCCCTGCCGTGCCAACGGAAAGGGGGCAGCcctgccatgccagcgggaaggggagagccccgccattacagacagcgggaaggggggagccctgccatgccaaaacgggaaggggggagccccaccgttCCAGTGGGAACGGGGGGAGCCCACCATACCAGGGGGCACAGGCGAACCCCGCTGTGCCAGCAGGAACGGGTGAGCCCCGCCGTGCCAACGTGAGCGGGGGGAGCCCCGCTGTGCCagcaggaacgggggagccccgctgTGCCAGCAGGAACGTtagagccccgccatgccagcgggagcAGGGGGAGGGCTGCTTGCCCAGTGGGAGCGGGGGTGGGGGGGAGCTTCGATCTCTGGCTTCGATCGTAATTTTTtgccatcctcatcatcatctggcTGTCTTCAGTGTTCATATCATCCAACATGAGTAACAGCTTTTAAACGATACAACCAAGGCTTCATTCCCCTAcgggctgtcaacgcaagagcccgtggtctgCGTTGTATGTACGTGGGTcaatttaaatcatcatcattaggAGATGCAATTTGAGAAACAAGCGACCTCGTACAGTAGTtatgaaaaggatattttaattgcgaaGGGATCTCTGGTTCAATTGTGTTCCGTCGTCATGAAAGTCGA encodes the following:
- the LOC137650443 gene encoding circumsporozoite protein-like, with product MQCHLMGTPPCQRELGRSPAVPAGIEEPHCSSVNRGDPSSQWERCSPAMPAGTGELAVPNGEAPQCQRERESPTVSATMGEPCSASGNWGAPPCQRELEVLPFQRELRSLTVPTGTREPLCPVGTWEPHCASGNVGASQGQQEGGSPAVPTERGQPCHASGKGRAPPLQTAGRGEPCHAKTGRGEPHRSSGNGGSPPYQGAQANPAVPAGTGEPRRANVSGGSPAVPAGTGEPRCASRNVRAPPCQREQGEGCLPSGSGGGGELRSLASIVIFCHPHHHLAVFSVHIIQHE